From the genome of Cystobacter fuscus DSM 2262:
ACCCTGGTCCGCGGAGGATGGGCGCCCGACCTCCACGGGAGCGAAAGACGGGTGGCGGTGGTACTGCGCCGACGAAGGCAACGAAGCCGGGCGGGAAGGTCGTCAGGGAGTCGGAGTGCCTCGTAGTACCGATGAAGCGGGGGAACGCAGCGAGCGGACCCCGTGGAGGGAAGGGGGCACCGGAACATGGAACCGGGGGAGGGAAAGACGGAGGGGACACCGAGCCCTACAACCGTCTCAACACAACGTCCTCGGATAGTGCTCGCGGCGAAACCATGAGCCGAGGAGCCGGATGCGGGAATTCTGCACGTCCGGATCTGTGGGGGGCCGGGGTGGGCAACTGCCCCGGCCTACCCGACAACTCTCCGAGAGGGTGTCAAAGGATTCGAAACTCCGAGAGCCTCCCCGGAGAGGGTGTCCGAGAGGGTGTCTCCGAGAGGGTGTCTCCGAGAGGGTGTCAAAGGATTCGAAACGGGGGACTTGAGCGAGAACGAAGCTCGACGTGGACGGGTAACCGACTGCTCTTCCCGTCTTTCTGAGGACTTGCGGCTGGCCTACAGGGTGCATTCTCGGCTTGGCAGAGCACACGCGGGGGATGGGGATGGGCTGGCCGTTGAGGATGTTCCAGGAGGAGGGCTTCTATTTCGTGACGTCCAGGTGCTTCCAGGGACGGTTTCTGCTGCGGCCCAGCCAGGAGGTGAACGAGGTGGTGGGCGGCGTGCTGGCGCGAGCCGTCCAGCAGAGCGCCGGCACCGTCCGACTGCACGCCTTCACTTTCGCTTCCAACCACTTCCACCTGTTGGTGTGGGCCCGAGGGGCCGCACTTGCATCCTTCATGCAGTACCTGCGCGCCAACCTCTCCAGGAAGGTGGGGCGTTTGGTGGACTGGAGTGGAAGCTTCTGGGAGAGGCGCTACTCGGCGGAGCCGGTGCTGGACGATGCGGCGCTGGTGGGCCGACTGCGCTACGTGCTGGCCCATGGAGTGAAGGAGGGGCTGGTGGAGAGGAGCGCCGAGTGGCCGGGGCTCACGTGTCTGCCGCAGTTGCTGGGGCCGGCGAAGCGGCTGTTCCAGTGGTTCAACTGGACGAAGCGGTGGAGCAGGAGGGGAAGCGAGGACATGGCGGCGGGAGAGAGGCGCTTCGCCGAGGAATGGGCCGAGCCCGTGGAGTTGGAGGTGGCGCCCCTGCCGTGTTGGGAAGGACTGAGGGAGGAGGAGAGGCAGCGCGCGGTGCGGAGACTGGTGGAGCAGGTGGAAGCCGAGGCTCGCGCACGAGGCACGCCTGTCTTGGGAGCAGGGGCCGTGCGGGCACAGCACCCGCATCACCGGCCCGAGCAACTCAAGCGCAGTCCTCGGCCGTTGGGGCATGCCTCCACGCACCAGGCCTTGAAGGAGTTGCGCGAGCAGTACCGCTCCTTCGTCGCGGTGTTCCAAGAGGCGGCGGCTCGGTGGCGGCGGGGAAACTTCTCGGTGAGCTTCCCTCGCTACTCCTTCCCGCCGCGTGTCGTGCCGGAACGTGTCGCTCGAGTTTTTTGACACCCCGGCGGGCCGGGCCGGGCCGGGCGGGAGACAGGCGGCGGGGACACCCCGGCGGGAGACAGGCGGGAGTTCTTTGACACCCGGCATAGACACCCGGCATAGGGGAGGCTACCTGGAGGCGAGTTCTTTGACACCTGGAGAGGCAGGCAGAGGCAGGCGGGCGACAGACACCTGGAGAGCGAGTTCTTTGACACCTGGAGAGGAGAGAGAGTTCTTTGACACCTGGAGAGCGAGCGAGTTCTTTGACACCTGGAGAGGAGAGGGGGCGGGGGCGGGCGGGGGCAGGGGGCCAGGGGGCCACGGGCCACAGGGGGCCACCGGCGGGGGCACCGGGCCACCGGGCGGGCGACACCGGTCGAACGTCTCGGCGTCTCAGTAGGCCACGACGGTGGGCGCCGTGGTGCTGGTGAAGAAGTCCGGGTAGGTGGCGATGTAGTTGGAGCCGCTCCCGAGCTCGAACGGGATGATGCCGACCTTGGTCCCCTGCACCTGGAGGGTGGTGCCATCGGCCAGGAGGGACAGTTCCTTGCAGGAGACGTTCGAGGTGTGGAATTCGTACTGCGCCAAGAGCTCCGTGAAGCGCACCACCGACAGCGTGTCCGGCGTCAGGTGCAGCAGCCTCAGGTATTCGCTGTTGGAGCCACTCGGCGAGTAATCGTACGTGTAGCTGACGGCGACCCCGAGGTCGTTCGCGGCAATCGCCAGGTTGGGTTCCGAGTACGATCCCGCGAGCACCACTGTCGCGCTCGGCCACGGGCACGTGGAGGAGGCCTGCCGGGTGATGATGGGCTCGAACAGAGGCGGATGCGAACTCGAGCTCGTCTTCTGGTAGGTAATGGAGAAGGTGCACCCCTGCGAGACGGCAGCGGTCAGCGCGGCGGAGGCCGTAGCGGTCTCAATCGACTCATCGGTGGCGGGCCCGCCACAGGCGGAGAGCACGAGGGCGACAGCGAGGGATGCGGTGGACTTCACAGTAGGCATGGGGTGCTGGACTGAGTCTGCTACAGCGTGCTGTTCCATGTGTTTCCTCTCAATCGGCTGGATGCTTCGCGGACCAAAGCTTCACTGGAGCCCGCTTCTCGTAGGCTTTCCCTTTTGGATAGCCAACCAACTCCATTTCGAGACCCCATGGAGTGAGGAAGTGGACCCATGTTTCGCCTGCCGTATCGCCTGAAGTCATTGTCATCGGTTCACCGATCACGGTGATGCCCTTTGATTTCAAGTAGGCAACACCCGCCTTGACGTCGTCTGTATAGAATGCAATGTGGTGGCCACCCAGGTCTTCATGATCCGGTGGGGCTGTTTTCCCTTTTGAGTCTTCGTACTCAAAGAGCTCGATATTGGAGCCGTGGCCGCAGCGAAGCATCTTGAGCGTCATGCTTTTCGCTCTGGCTGGGACCTGCGTTTTCCGGTCATTCGACAAGCTGTTCGTCATCGAATGGGGACCGATCTTCGTCACGGCGACACAGCCGAATATTTCAGAAAAGAACTTTTCGGCCTCGCGCAGGTTGGGGACTGTGATCCCGACGTGATCGATTCCGGCTGATTGGATTCCAGGCATCTGCGCCTGGGCTGTTGAGGTCAGGGCGAACACCGCGGCGACTGAGAAAATCAGAGTTCTAGATTTCGAGTTCATTTTGAATCGGTTGATTTGTTCCGTAACCCTATCGGAGCTTGCGGGGTTCGATAAGACGCTATAAACTGAACGCTTTGTTTCTCGAGGCGAACAATGTCCCTGGAGGAGCCAGATGGATCTGAACGCGGTGATGATGTTCAACCGGGTCGTGAAGGTCGGCGGTTTTTCGAAAGCCGCGGCAGAGCTTGGCGTCACGAAATCGACGATCTCGAAGAAGATCGCCGAGCTCGAGTCCTACTTGGGAACGACTCTTCTCAGGCGAACGACCAGAAGCCTTCAGCTGACTGACATGGGAAAGCAGTTTCACGAGCAGTCATCGAGAGGGTTGTCAGAAATCAAGAAGGCGACCGAGCAGGCACAAGCAACAAGTGTTGAACCTCGAGGCCGCTTGCGTGTTACGGCTCCTTCCGATTTCGCGACGAGCATCCTCGCGCCGCTCCTCGCGGGGTTTTTAGAGACGTATCCGAAAGTCTCGCTCGAAATGATGCTGACCGACAAAGTTCTCGACTTGGTGAATGACGACATCGATGTCGCAATCCGGATTGGCCCGATGATGGACTCATCTCTGGGAGCGAAGAAGGTGGGTCGCGATGTTTTTCAGTTGGTGGCGAGCCCCGCGTATATCAAACGTTCGCCCTCTCTTCAGGAGCCAGGCGATCTGAAAAAGCACAACTGCCTGGTCTTCACCCCCAAGCCTGACATGCAAAGATGGCGGTTGAAGTCCGGAGCCTCGAGGACGACTTTCGAGCCAGAGATCAAGTTCATCTCAAACAATGTGACTGCCGTGAAGGCCCTGGTGGTGCAAGGAGCCGGCGTCGCCCTCCTGCCTGTCTCCAATTGTCGGGAGGAGATCGAAGCAAAGCGCATCAAGGTCGTCATGCCGGAGTGGTCGATGGAAGACGCACCCATTCATTTCGTGTTTCAAAAACACCTTTTCATGCCACCGAAGGTTTCGGTTTTTATCTCGTATATGGAACAAAAGATGAAGCCGCTCTTCATCTAATGGCGTACCGACGCGCCATGCTCGGATGAAGCGCCGAGTGCCACTCCCACTGTTCCACGCGCATCTCGGGGCGCATGGGTCGAAGTCATCTGAGTCGGAGGGGTCGGCACCCGAGCCGGAGCTTCCCTGGCATGAGGCGACGGTGCCGCGCTCAGGGGCCGCAACGCCGCGCATCCGTCCGGACGAACACACGGACGGCTCCGTCGCTCGAAACTTCTTCGAACCGGGTATCGCCCAGGAGCGTCTCGAGGAGTTCCTCCCGCGAGGAGGCCCCGAGCAGCAGTGTCTCGACGTGCTGGGGAACGAGCACGACCTGGGCCCGCGCGTAGTGGTGGAGGAGGAAGCGGTCGTAGCCGTTGGGGACGAAGACGCTCGAGCGGAAGTCCGTCGCCACCACCCGCCGCGAGGCACACTCCTGGACGTGACGCGCGAAGGCCTGGCGGAAGTCCTCGTCCACGGGTGAAGGGGGCGCAGGCGGACGATCCCGACGGTCCGATCGAAACGCACGAGCTGGATGAGCGCGAGCCCGGCGAGTAGCAGCGCGGGTGCCGCCAGGGCCCGAGCCGGGACTCGCCCGCGAGCGACCCATCCTCGCCACCCTTCCGCGAGCCGGCCGAAGCCAGCCGCCGCGCACACGCCCAGACCGGGTAACAGGAACGCGGAGTTGTAGAACCACAGCAAACGCTTGTCCTGCGCATCCGCCATGAAGAAGAAG
Proteins encoded in this window:
- a CDS encoding transposase, whose product is MGWPLRMFQEEGFYFVTSRCFQGRFLLRPSQEVNEVVGGVLARAVQQSAGTVRLHAFTFASNHFHLLVWARGAALASFMQYLRANLSRKVGRLVDWSGSFWERRYSAEPVLDDAALVGRLRYVLAHGVKEGLVERSAEWPGLTCLPQLLGPAKRLFQWFNWTKRWSRRGSEDMAAGERRFAEEWAEPVELEVAPLPCWEGLREEERQRAVRRLVEQVEAEARARGTPVLGAGAVRAQHPHHRPEQLKRSPRPLGHASTHQALKELREQYRSFVAVFQEAAARWRRGNFSVSFPRYSFPPRVVPERVARVF
- a CDS encoding VOC family protein; translation: MNSKSRTLIFSVAAVFALTSTAQAQMPGIQSAGIDHVGITVPNLREAEKFFSEIFGCVAVTKIGPHSMTNSLSNDRKTQVPARAKSMTLKMLRCGHGSNIELFEYEDSKGKTAPPDHEDLGGHHIAFYTDDVKAGVAYLKSKGITVIGEPMTMTSGDTAGETWVHFLTPWGLEMELVGYPKGKAYEKRAPVKLWSAKHPAD
- a CDS encoding LysR family transcriptional regulator → MDLNAVMMFNRVVKVGGFSKAAAELGVTKSTISKKIAELESYLGTTLLRRTTRSLQLTDMGKQFHEQSSRGLSEIKKATEQAQATSVEPRGRLRVTAPSDFATSILAPLLAGFLETYPKVSLEMMLTDKVLDLVNDDIDVAIRIGPMMDSSLGAKKVGRDVFQLVASPAYIKRSPSLQEPGDLKKHNCLVFTPKPDMQRWRLKSGASRTTFEPEIKFISNNVTAVKALVVQGAGVALLPVSNCREEIEAKRIKVVMPEWSMEDAPIHFVFQKHLFMPPKVSVFISYMEQKMKPLFI